The Triticum aestivum cultivar Chinese Spring chromosome 7B, IWGSC CS RefSeq v2.1, whole genome shotgun sequence genome window below encodes:
- the LOC123160489 gene encoding uncharacterized protein produces the protein MGRHAECFQLCGASSSGSLSFVNGSLVLLFNPVTGASRSIEIPPICRTGPRFCTGAEAFFISKFPKGVSLWWWCSDEWSERKLLLPEGFEIYHAIALSAYSDGVLYALEFSGLVYTMDTRMPLPWGLTRLRAPSILEQYSPIVGYPYIRNCHLLESEGDVMFVGPVFATKDPGCPKSIRGFEVYRLDVDGARWVKVERLAGERALFLSDQSSFVVHASETPGCRSNCIYFVGDLDESSFSTWGIYSMEERKVLFQRPVGGSPGMYKAARWFFPGFVMPLA, from the exons ATGGGCAGGCACGCGGAATGTTTCCAGCTGTGTGGCGCCTCTTCCAGCGGCAGCCTCTCTTTCGTGAACGGCAGCCTTGTCCTCCTCTTCAACCCCGTCACCGGCGCGTCCCGGAGCATCGAGATTCCCCCAATCTGTCGGACTGGACCTAGG TTTTGCACTGGCGCCGAGGCGTTCTTCATTAGCAAGTTTCCTAAGGGCGTGTCTCTCTGGTGGTGGTGCTCGGACGAGTGGAGCGAGCGGAAGCTGCTTCTGCCTGAAGGGTTCGAAATCTACCATGCCATTGCTCTGTCGGCCTACAGCGACGGTGTCTTGTATGCGCTGGAATTCTCCGGTTTGGTGTACACCATGGATACCCGCATGCCGCTGCCTTGGGGCCTCACGAGGCTCCGTGCGCCAAGCATTCTCGAGCAGTACTCCCCGATCGTTGGGTACCCCTATATTCGGAATTGCCACCTGCTCGAGTCAGAAGGCGATGTCATGTTTGTCGGTCCAGTGTTCGCAACAAAAGATCCCGGATGCCCCAAATCCATCCGTGGCTTCGAGGTGTACAGGCTGGACGTTGATGGGGCACGGTGGGTGAAAGTGGAGAGGCTCGCCGGCGAACGGGCGCTTTTCCTGAGCGATCAATCATCGTTTGTGGTGCATGCTTCAGAGACGCCGGGTTGCAGGAGCAACTGCATCTACTTTGTGGGTGATCTTGACGAATCCTCATTCAGCACTTGGGGCATCTACTCAATGGAGGAGCGGAAGGTGCTGTTTCAGCGCCCCGTCGGTGGTTCGCCGGGAATGTACAAAGCTGCCCGGTGGTTCTTCCCTGGTTTTGTGATGCCACTTGCGTGA